A region of the Flavobacteriales bacterium genome:
CAAAGCATGAAGAGCGATATCAATTTCATCTTTTGCAACACTAGAAAGGAAGCCAAGCCGTCCCAAATTGATACCCATAATTGGAATAGGACTATCTCTTACAAGATCAATGGTATCGAGAAGAGTACCATCGCCTCCTAGACTGAATAAAAAATCAGTGCCTACTTTAAGGTCTTGGTGCTTTTCAAAAGATGTTACACCTGTAAGATCAAGGGAGCTTTCTATTTTATCATAGAAGCTTTTGAAAATTTTAACGCCACAATTTTCCTTTTTAAGCTTTTCAATAAGGTGCTCGATATAGATGAGGTCACCGTCTTTGAATACTTTACCGTAAATCGCAATATTCATAATCTTCGATTAAATTGGGGCAATGAAGTGGAAATATACTCCACTTTTTCCTGATTTGTCTATTGAAAATTCAATTCTTCCAACTTTGTCGTAATAAGTTACATAATCTAACCCTAGTCCATAGCCCAACAATAGAGAATTATCAAGTTTATTTGAAAAATATTTATATCTGTTTGAGGTGTATCCAGCGTCTATGAATGCATTGAGATAGATGGCATAGTGTATTTTGGTAAATTTTTTAAATTTCTTTGGCCATCCTACGTCAACCGTTGTTTGCTTAATTAAATTGTATTTAAGGTTGCCTTTTAAAAGACCTACATTTTGACCATCGATGTAGCTTTTCTCGTATCCTCTAACAAACCAGCTACTATAGCCTAGCCCATTGTTAAGGTAATATGGTTGATTCGAATTATTAGAAAGTTTTATTCTCATGCTAGCCGCACTATACCAACGATCTGATAATTGTGTATATCTCCTGTATTGAGCCTTAATGTTTAGAACGTTTAGATCGTTTTTGAAAATGTTAATGCCGTGTTGGATTCCTTCTATTTCAAAATAGTAACCTTTAAGCGGATATGCTTTATTATTTCGATGATCTTGTTTTAATACGTAATTGAGTTTGAAAAATTCAAGAGAGTTCTTTCCTCTTCCGAGGTAGTTCGGGTTCTTTACAGCAGCTGTATCAGCAATTTGTACTCTATCATAACCTAGTCCTAGGATGTGTCTGTTATATATATCTGGGCGATAGGTGTAATTTGAATATGCAGTTCGTCTAACTCGAGAAAAATTTAATGTATCCTCGTGAAAGATTCGTTTATCATTTCTTGTTAGGATATTGAAATCATGGTATTGTCTGTAAGAAGCACCAAAGGATAATCCGCTTTTTTGTTTTCGATCGATATAGGGAACATTATAGTTAAGATTGATACTCTCTTCAAATCCGAGCTGGATTTTGAGCTTTAAACTCTCTTTCCTTCCTCTAAAATTCTTTTTTACAAAATAAAGTCCATAGTTGGTTCTGTCGATTCTTTTATCCTCCCACCATTTGCTTAGTAAAATGTCATCAGCAAGTTCAAAAATAGGAGAACCCCAAAAATACCATCGTTCTTGTACCTTGATATTTACTTCGATTTCAATAAAAGAAATTGACTTTTTAGTTATCGTTACAAAATTGAAAAGCGATGTATTCGTAACATTGTTTGCAGAAGACTTAAAGCGTTCTTCTATCTCTATTCTTTTGATAGTATCACCTATATGAAAATTTAATTCACGAAGAATTATTCTTTCCTTGGTTACTTTATTTCCTTCGAATGTTATGTTTTTAACTACAAAGTAGTCCGTGGAATCTGTTGGAATATGAATAATATCCGACTGGCTGAATGTATTTATCGATAACATCAGCAGAGCGAAAACTAGAAAATACGCTCTCATTATTTATTTATTGAATATTTCAGATCTCTAGATACTTCATGAATGAGGCATATCGTTCTTGGATATTACTCACATGTTCGGATTGGTTATAGGAAGCTGTAACTTTAAAATTGAGCCTGTAAAAAGTTTGCAAGATAGCTTCAATGTCGCTCACATTAACTTTAAGAGTAACCTTCAATTCAGATGTGTTCGAAATAGGAGTGGAGTAACAACTTAGAATTTGCGCCCCATTAGACTCTACAATACGTGCTATTTCTATCATGGAATAATCGTTAATAGGGACTTCCAATAAAATTATACCACCACCAGCATTAACACCCATTAGAAAGGTCATGCCTTGGATAATTGCCTTGCTTGAAATCGTTCCAGTATAGGCGCCATTTACATTTAGTACTGCAATAGCTGTAAGTTTTAAATCCGCGAATTGCTTAACAACTTCATAAAAATGCTGCTCTTCAACGATAAATTGATTTGCTAATGGAAGATCAGTAATGTTGATTTCATCATCGCTACTAAAGTCTAAGACATCGGATTCGGATAGCATTCCTAAATATTTACCATTGTCAAATAGCGGAAGATGAGATACTTTGTAGTCGTCCATTAAGGATAATACCTTAGTAGAACTATCTGTTTTACCTATCGTAGGTAACTCGTCGGAAATAAAATCTTTTGCGATCATTTAGAATTCTGAATTAGAAACAAATTTATTAAATATTTTAGCCAAGTAAATTATATGAGAGATGACTAAACTAAGTGTCAATATTAATAAAATAGCTGTTCTAAGAAATTCAAGAGGAGGAAATCTTCCAAATTTACTTTCTGTATCGGATGATATAGAACGTTTTGGGGCAGAAGGAATCACCGTTCATCCTAGGCCTGACGAGCGCCATATTCGATATCAAGATGTTTATGATCTTAAAAAAAGGATATCGACAGAATTTAATGTGGAGGGATATCCTACCGAAACTTTCATGAAAATGGTTTTAGAGGTTAAGCCGACTCAAGTAACTCTTGTACCAGACCCTCCCGAGGCTTTAACTTCAAGTTCTGGTTGGGATACGGTAAAGAACGAAAGCTATTTAAGAGATGTAATAGATGAATTTAGGGCGGCCTATATCCGGACTTCAATTTTTGTAGATACTAATTTTGAAAACATCGAAGGGGCAAAAAAGACAGGAACGGATAGAATCG
Encoded here:
- a CDS encoding pyridoxine 5'-phosphate synthase, which gives rise to MTKLSVNINKIAVLRNSRGGNLPNLLSVSDDIERFGAEGITVHPRPDERHIRYQDVYDLKKRISTEFNVEGYPTETFMKMVLEVKPTQVTLVPDPPEALTSSSGWDTVKNESYLRDVIDEFRAAYIRTSIFVDTNFENIEGAKKTGTDRIEFYTGPYAANYSMNKEEAIKEFVDASKLANELGLGINAGHDLNLDNLKYFKENISNLLEVSIGHALISDSLYLGLQNTVQMYLRLLA
- a CDS encoding CBS domain-containing protein, which codes for MIAKDFISDELPTIGKTDSSTKVLSLMDDYKVSHLPLFDNGKYLGMLSESDVLDFSSDDEINITDLPLANQFIVEEQHFYEVVKQFADLKLTAIAVLNVNGAYTGTISSKAIIQGMTFLMGVNAGGGIILLEVPINDYSMIEIARIVESNGAQILSCYSTPISNTSELKVTLKVNVSDIEAILQTFYRLNFKVTASYNQSEHVSNIQERYASFMKYLEI